A region of the Natronosalvus rutilus genome:
GCTTGAAATCAGTCAGCTGAGTCGGTAGTTGCCCGTTGGTCGTCCGTCGACTCTGGCTGTAACTGGCGGACGAGATTCAAATGCATCAAGTGAAGATGCATTCCAATTCCGTACAGGATGGTCCCCAGTCCAACGAATGTAAGCGGCATCAGTATCGACTCGATTGCCTGTGAGGGACTGTCAAGATTTGCGGGAAGGACGACACCAACGGCCAACAGAAACGCAGTGAGGATGATTATCAATCCTATACGGACCGCGCGGGAGTATTTCCCGATCTGTTGAATGCGACTTTCAATCTCCTCTTGGGAGGGTGCTGTCTCACGAGCCATAGCGTATGATTTCTAGCATCGTCCAGGGTATTTAAGCCGACAACACGCTGGTAGCGAGAACCAAAGGGTTGTGAGCGGGTAGGATTAGGTGCGGGTTCTACGTCGACATCATTTCCCGGCAGGATTCGGCACACTCGCGAAGCACGTCGGCACAAACCTGACAGTGTTTTTCATCGTGTTGTTCGCACTCCTCGGCACACTCTTCGCATGCAGCAGCACAGGCTTCTGCAAGTTGCGTGCTGTAGTTCGAGTTCCGTGCCATGAAGCGTGCGTGCAGCGTCGTGAGGTCGGCGACATCCCGACAGAGACGAAGGCATCTGGCCATTTCTTCGCCTTCACCGGCACATTCATCAGCACACCATTCACACGCTTGAGCGGCTTCGAGGCAATTGTCGATGCATTCTCCCATCTGATCGTTCACGTGGTCGATTTGAGTTAACGCCATCACTCACAGTTCCAGCACCCTATAGCGTAAAACCGGGGCTGGAATAGGCAACCGTTCACTGAACACCCAATACTGAGTAATCACCCTTTCCCATATGATCGCCCACTGACTTCTGCCCGTTCTCCCTGTATTCAGCCCGGTCGTTGAAATTTATCAACGATTGAGAGTTTCAACAAAGCTTCTATGAACTGAACCAGGTAACAGGTTGCGAACTCAGAATTTTTCGCCACCGAACACCTGCCACGGTTCCGAGGTAGTTCGCGTCATCGATCTGTTAATGGTGATTGTGAGCGCCTGAGAGGTCTGGATCGATCATAGCGAACTCGTCGGGTGTTTCCTCGAACGCTCGCTTGCACGCTTTCGAACAGAAATAGTATGTATTG
Encoded here:
- a CDS encoding four-helix bundle copper-binding protein — protein: MALTQIDHVNDQMGECIDNCLEAAQACEWCADECAGEGEEMARCLRLCRDVADLTTLHARFMARNSNYSTQLAEACAAACEECAEECEQHDEKHCQVCADVLRECAESCREMMST